Sequence from the Rutidosis leptorrhynchoides isolate AG116_Rl617_1_P2 chromosome 3, CSIRO_AGI_Rlap_v1, whole genome shotgun sequence genome:
TATATGATTAAATTAATATTTCTTACTCACTTAAAAGTCAAATTACTGTTAATGATACTATCAATCAGTCAGTTACAGTATTTCACAATTTGTTACATGCCATATCTTATTTCAATGATAATATACATTTTTTTGTTATTACTGAAGTTGCACTTTTTTGTAGgtttaagtttgatgatgaacgtgTAACCAAAGAAGACATTAAGAGAGCGTTAGATGAGCAGTATGGGGGCGAGGAGGAGGTGATTCATTGATAAGTTATTATGTATATCTAGAAAAGCTACTCTTCACATCTACTTGCTCTGATTTTATACATTTACTCGTGTGACAGTTGCCTCAAGCTAATCCTGGGTTCAATAATTCACCCTTCAAATTCACAAAGTATTCAAATGcatatatgcttgtgtatatacgTGAATGTGATAAAGAAAAAATAATCTGTAATGTGGACGAGGAGGATATAGCGGAGCACCTAAGAGTACACTACTTATTTatctttttctgtttttataaaaagATCTATCATATCCTAAAAAATAACATTCTGAACATGCTTTAATATCTTTCAGGTAAGGTTGAAAAAAGAACAAGAAGAGAAGGAGCAAAAAAGGAAGGAGAAGGCAGAGGCACATTTGTATACAATCATAAAGGTAAGACTTGCTGACCACATTCTTCAATTATGAAATAGTCTTTGACTTCCCCTGTAATGTAATGAGATTAGGTTGCTCGAGATGAAGACCTTCGCGAACATATAGGAAAAGATTTATATTTTGATCTAGTTGATCATGACAAAGTTCGTAGCTTCCGCATCCAAAAACAAACGCCTTTTTCCCTTTTTAAGGTAAGATGCCCAGTTTCTCTTTGTTATTCCTTTTCTTTCAGTTTTGTGTATTATTTTTTTTGCAACTTATAGTGAATCAACTTGGATTAAACACCTTGAAGCCTTTAACAACATCATGCATACTTTGTCAGGTTACTTATTTTGTTGTATGTAACCTCGAATCCATTTTCAGGAAGATGTAGCTAAAGAATTGGGTATCCCAGTGCAATGCCAGCGTTTCTGGCTATGGGCAAAACGCCAAAATCACACTTACCGGCCAAATCGTCCTTTGACGCCTCAAGAAGAAGCTCAATCTGTATGTATTTTATTAGTTTTCATATTACTAGTTTAACTACTAACTGGGCATAGGGATTCCTTTTGTTGTACATCAGTTTTTACCTTTTTTAAGTCCAATTTGTTTACTGGGCTCTCCTTTGGGGCTCTGGGCTATTTCCAGTATTAGGATCCTTTATACATGCATAGATTGTAGGTGTAATTGACATCCCAAGTTCATTGTGTTTGGCCTTTTAGGTTGGACATCTGAAAGAGATATCAAATAAGGGTAACACTGCTGAGCTTAAGTTGTTTCTCGAAGTAGAACTTGGACAGGTATACCTTTGTGATGACTTGTTTTTTCTGAATCTTCGTTGGGTGATATCAACTCAACATTTGTCTAACTTGCAAACGCAATGGTCTTATCAATGCAGGATCTACGGCCGATACCTCCACCTGAGAAAACTAAAGAGGAAATATTACTTTTCTTTAAAATTTACAATCCTTTCAAGGAGGAACTTAGGTATGCGTTCTTtctttaactcattaaatctatgtcggCGTGCTATCATTTGCTCTGTATCTGTGACTGCCAGTTATGTTAGTTTACTTGCTTTGAATATCTTACCATATTTAGTACATTACTTGCACATTAATTCAGTAGACAATTAAACTTGAGCCATACTTTAGAATTACCCGTTTTGATACAATCCTATTTGACCCTTCACACACCCTGCTTGAACGGCCCAATTTTCCACCTATAAGGTGTATTGTTTATAGTCGAATTTCTGGTCACATGTCATCCTCGAATGATCCTAGCACCAATTAGTACCATGTATTGCATCATCACAATTATCTGTTATCTATACTATGTGAAAGTGGCAATCTTCTGATGCTCTTGTACATGCCAGGTATGTCGGACGGCTCTTTGTGAAGGGCACCGGAAAGCCAATCGAAGTTGTGGCCAAACTGAATGCACTGGCTGGCTTTGCACCAGATGAAGAAATTGAACTATTTGAGGTTTCTGCTTCATATATTGTTTGAATTCTGTGTTCTTCTGAATCTAAAATTTGTTCCTTTCATATTATCTCTCGAATCCAGGAAATTAAGTTTGAACCTAATGTCATGTGCGAACACATTGACAAAAAGTTAACGTTTCGAGGTAGTCAGGTATGTGTACTAGTTTGGTGGTAGCTCTTTTTTTTTTAATCGTCAGTTGCAATCTTTCTGTTGTTATTATTACACTTGTGTTCTTATAATTTAGTGTTGGCATTATCTGATTGCAAATTACTTTTGTTTGGTTATGGGTTTAAGCTTGAAGATGGAGACATCATTTGCATTCAGAAACCTCTTAAGGTCGAAGATGCAGAAACTTGTCGCTATCCGGATGTTCCCTCTTTTCTGGAGTATGTTCACAATCGCCAGGTATAACACGAATCGTGATATATCTTGAGACCTCtggttctttattttatatttgttactCTAGTGTGTGTATTTTAAGATACTATGATTAAGAAACATCTTATAACCCCAGTTTGCTAATAATATTGGATGGTGCATAGGTTGTGCGTTTTCGTTCGCTGGAGAAGCCCAAGGAGGATGAGTTTTCATTGGAATTGTGAGTTCCTTGATGCACTGGTGTTTGAATTTATCAACTTGATCACGGTTATAGTTCAAGGGTTTACTTATTCTTCTTGCATTGCAGGTCAAAACTTAATAATTATGACGACGTTGTTGAAAAACTTGCACGCCATCTAAACTTAGACGACCCATCTAAAATTAGGCTTACATCTCACAACTGCTATTCCCAACAACCTAAACCACAGCCAATCAAGTATCGCGGAGTCGAACATCTCTCTGACATGCTGGCTCACTACAATCAGGTAATAATTTCCTGTTTTGATTTTCACATCATATACATCATGCTTCTGCTGGTGTTTCTTATATAGGGTTGCTTTTACATTAGATAATTCAGTTGAAAACTTGAAAAGTTTACCCTGTAACTTTGCTATCTTATTGCAGTCTTCAGATATTTTGTATTATGAAGTATTGGATATACCTTTGCCAGAACTACAAGGCCTGAAAACCCTGAAAGTTGCCTTTCATCATGCTACTAAAGATGAGGTAACTTCCTGGTTTTTAGACACCTTCGTTTACGCTaggttagaattattattattattttttttttgctgacATGTTTTGTTGACTAAATGTTAGGTGGTAATACATACTATTAGGTTGCCAAAGCAAAGCACGGTGGGGGATGTAATTAATGATCTTAAGACGAAGGTACATGCAGCAAAAAATTATAGATATTAGTTAAATTTTGTATTGTTGATACTGTAAAATTTGTATACATTATGGACGCCAAATCTGTGTCATCTGGTACTTTTGTGTTCCCACTTCTTTCGAGTTTTTTGGTAAATTGCGTTTAACTGCTTTGGAACAGGTTGAGCTATCTAATAAAGATGCAGAACTTCGACTACTCGAGGTTTTCTACCACAAAATTTACAAGGTATCTGATGTTTTCAAGTTTGATAAGCCAACCTTTATCTTCCAATGTATCGTTGTAGTCTCCCGAGCATGTGATTTACTTTTCTACCTAATTTGTTGCCACATATGCAGATCTTCCCCCTTAATGAGAAAATCGAGAATATTAATGATCAATACTGGACGTTGCGTGCTGAGGAGGTATGTACTTAATAATCACGTATCACACTGATGTTGTTGAGGTTATTCACATGGTTACTGGTTTACATTTGTTCTAATATTTCTACTAAACACtccatttcttctttctttttcaaTATGTTTTGTTAGTTATTGTTTTTGTCTATTCAAATCCCAATTACTATTTGTTTAAAGTTATTGGTGACAGAACGATGGTTTCTGCACGTATACTGAGACTATTTTTCTTACAGGTTCCAGATGAAGAAAAGGATCTGGGTCCTCAGGATCGTCTAATTCATGTTTATCATTTCACGAAAGACACAGCTCAAAACCAGGTGGTTTTGCGTATGACTAAGAATAAATTTGTGCTTGCAGTTTTTTCAGTCAGTTGTTATAGTACTAAACAGTTCGTGTCTACATGTGTATTGATAATACAGCAGGTCCAGAACTTTGGCGAACCATTTTTCCTGGTCATTCGTGAGGGTGAAACTTTAGCTGAAGTTAAAGTACGGATACAGAAGAAGTTACAGGTTCAAGATGAGGAATTTTCAAAGGTATATATGTCTTCATTTCTCTAAGTATTTAATCCCTAAATTATTATTTGACTTACTTTCTAACTAAATACTTCTTATTTGGAACTAATAATGTGTCAGTGGAAGTTTGCTTTTATGTCTTTGGGTCGTCCCACGTACCTTCAGGACTCGGATATCGTCTCGACTCGTTTTCAGGTGTGTAATATTTTCATTTAAAGAATGTGATAAAGGACCTCATTACGTGCAAGTACTAGTGTTTATATGTCTTAACGTCATTGTGCGTGGTTCTTCTGGTTTCAGAGAAGAGATGTTTATGGTGCTTGGGAACAATATCTAGGGTTGGAGCACTCTGACAACACCCCCAAGAGGTCGTATGCTGCGAATCAGGTTCGTATCTTCTATATGATACCATAGCACTGAATTACTCGgattttaatttttgtttttttttgtaagAAGAAACAGTACagtgataaacgttttgaatttttCTTTCATTAGACATCAACTGATGGGTAAATAAAAAATAATTGTTTTAAATGATTCCCCAAAGTATCTGTATTATGAATCAGTAGGTTAATTTAAAATTTATGCCAGTCCTTGTTAGTTGAAGACTTGTAATGTTAGAATATTGCTCTTTTGCAGAACCGTCACACGTTTGAGAAACCGGTTAGAATTTACAACTAAGTTATGGAATAATAATCTGCGCCGAAGCTGCTGCAAGTCGGCCAAGTTATAATATTTGTGAATGGACTGTATCTTTGTGGGGAAGGATTAATCAAAACGCATGAACCTAGCAGCAAGAGAATGCAAGCATAAACATGATTCCTGTAGATGTGTAATTCTTTGTGAAAAAGGTAGCAGCATATTATCATATTGAATCACACTCTTTCTTTGTGCAGTAGCATCATCCTTCTTTGGGTGAGATGTAGTTTTGTTTAGGTTATAATTCCCATCTTCCATTTGAGTGTACCTTAGAGTTACAAGACTTTAGAGCCTATGATTTTGGGTCTATGTTGTATAGGGTATAGTTCGTGTAAAAACTTCAATTTCTGTGCAACTTTCACTACATTTCAGGTTGTTCTACATTTTGATGATTCCATCATTATAC
This genomic interval carries:
- the LOC139896010 gene encoding ubiquitin C-terminal hydrolase 12-like isoform X2, translated to MTLMTPAPIDAEDDEMLVPHSDLAATEGSQPMEVAPAEAANAVDAPVADDPPSARFTWTIENFSRVNSKKLYSDVFTVGGYKWRVLIFPKGNNVDHLSMYLDVADSSALPYGWSRYAQFSLAVANQIHNKFTIRKDTQHQFNSRESDWGFTSFMPLSELYDPSRGYLLNDTCVVEADVAVRKVVDYWSHDSKKETGYVGLKNQGATCYMNSLLQTLYHIPYFRKAVYHMPTTENDMPSGSIPLALQSLFYKLQYSDTSVATKELTKSFGWDTYDSFMQHDVQELNRVLCEKLEDKMKGTVVEGTIQQLFEGHHMNYIECINVDYKSTRKESYYDLQLDVKGCRDVYASFDKYVEVERLEGDNKYHAEQHGLQDAKKGVLFIDFPPVLQLQLKRFEYDFMRDTMVKINDRYEFPLQLDLDRDDGKYLSPQADRSVRNLYTLHSVLVHSGGVHGGHYYAYIRPTLSDQWFKFDDERVTKEDIKRALDEQYGGEEELPQANPGFNNSPFKFTKYSNAYMLVYIRECDKEKIICNVDEEDIAEHLRVRLKKEQEEKEQKRKEKAEAHLYTIIKVARDEDLREHIGKDLYFDLVDHDKVRSFRIQKQTPFSLFKEDVAKELGIPVQCQRFWLWAKRQNHTYRPNRPLTPQEEAQSVGHLKEISNKGNTAELKLFLEVELGQDLRPIPPPEKTKEEILLFFKIYNPFKEELRYVGRLFVKGTGKPIEVVAKLNALAGFAPDEEIELFEEIKFEPNVMCEHIDKKLTFRGSQLEDGDIICIQKPLKVEDAETCRYPDVPSFLEYVHNRQVVRFRSLEKPKEDEFSLELSKLNNYDDVVEKLARHLNLDDPSKIRLTSHNCYSQQPKPQPIKYRGVEHLSDMLAHYNQSSDILYYEVLDIPLPELQGLKTLKVAFHHATKDEVVIHTIRLPKQSTVGDVINDLKTKVELSNKDAELRLLEVFYHKIYKIFPLNEKIENINDQYWTLRAEEVPDEEKDLGPQDRLIHVYHFTKDTAQNQVQNFGEPFFLVIREGETLAEVKVRIQKKLQVQDEEFSKWKFAFMSLGRPTYLQDSDIVSTRFQRRDVYGAWEQYLGLEHSDNTPKRSYAANQNRHTFEKPVRIYN
- the LOC139896010 gene encoding ubiquitin C-terminal hydrolase 12-like isoform X1, which translates into the protein MTLMTPAPIDAEDDEMLVPHSDLAATEGSQPMEVAPAEAANAVDAPVADDPPSARFTWTIENFSRVNSKKLYSDVFTVGGYKWRVLIFPKGNNVDHLSMYLDVADSSALPYGWSRYAQFSLAVANQIHNKFTIRKDTQHQFNSRESDWGFTSFMPLSELYDPSRGYLLNDTCVVEADVAVRKVVDYWSHDSKKETGYVGLKNQGATCYMNSLLQTLYHIPYFRKAVYHMPTTENDMPSGSIPLALQSLFYKLQYSDTSVATKELTKSFGWDTYDSFMQHDVQELNRVLCEKLEDKMKGTVVEGTIQQLFEGHHMNYIECINVDYKSTRKESYYDLQLDVKGCRDVYASFDKYVEVERLEGDNKYHAEQHGLQDAKKGVLFIDFPPVLQLQLKRFEYDFMRDTMVKINDRYEFPLQLDLDRDDGKYLSPQADRSVRNLYTLHSVLVHSGGVHGGHYYAYIRPTLSDQWFKFDDERVTKEDIKRALDEQYGGEEELPQANPGFNNSPFKFTKYSNAYMLVYIRECDKEKIICNVDEEDIAEHLRVRLKKEQEEKEQKRKEKAEAHLYTIIKVARDEDLREHIGKDLYFDLVDHDKVRSFRIQKQTPFSLFKEDVAKELGIPVQCQRFWLWAKRQNHTYRPNRPLTPQEEAQSVGHLKEISNKGNTAELKLFLEVELGQDLRPIPPPEKTKEEILLFFKIYNPFKEELRYVGRLFVKGTGKPIEVVAKLNALAGFAPDEEIELFEEIKFEPNVMCEHIDKKLTFRGSQLEDGDIICIQKPLKVEDAETCRYPDVPSFLEYVHNRQVVRFRSLEKPKEDEFSLELSKLNNYDDVVEKLARHLNLDDPSKIRLTSHNCYSQQPKPQPIKYRGVEHLSDMLAHYNQSSDILYYEVLDIPLPELQGLKTLKVAFHHATKDEVVIHTIRLPKQSTVGDVINDLKTKVELSNKDAELRLLEVFYHKIYKIFPLNEKIENINDQYWTLRAEEVPDEEKDLGPQDRLIHVYHFTKDTAQNQQVQNFGEPFFLVIREGETLAEVKVRIQKKLQVQDEEFSKWKFAFMSLGRPTYLQDSDIVSTRFQRRDVYGAWEQYLGLEHSDNTPKRSYAANQNRHTFEKPVRIYN